TATGGTTAAACGGTTCGAAGGTTTGCCTTATTGGGATAAATGCTTGAATAAAAGCTAAAATATTTCAGAATTACTCTAAATCAACCAAAATAGCTAAAACCATCCATGCGAATCTTCATAGCATGTCTGGATACATGACGGTATGCAATACCGGTTCGATCCCGTTATCCTTTTCCTGGCAGCGGATCCACCAAACCGATCCTTTTCTCACACTCAGTCCCGCCGGCACGACCGGAATCAGATAACGGACAATCTCGCCGATCGTCGGCTGATGTCCGACAACCACGACTGCGCCGGATGCAGCCGGCCAGCCGGCCGCATTAAGCACCGCTTGCACGTTTGCACCCGGCCCGATGCTATCAACGGTTGTGAAATGTTCAGTCAAGGCGATCGCTGTTTGCTGTGTCCGCACGGCCGGGCTGACAATCACTCGGGTGTGCTCCGGAAGCTTCGCTCGCAGCCAATCAGCCATCCGTTGCGCTTGATCCAACCCTTTGCTTGTCAATTTGCGCGGCGCATCCGGGTAACTATTTTCAGCATCGGCATGCCGCCATAAAATTAATTCCATGGTATTTTGATCTTCCTGACGTTTTACAAAAAATGTTGTAGTTCGTTCAATCGTTGCTCCGGGTTCTGTATTGGTTGCTGAATCACCACCACCTTGCGGCGTGATTTTTCACCTTGTTTCAGAATCACTTGGCTCAACGGCACATTAAACCGATCCGCCAGATAGTTCAGCAACACCGTGTTGGCTTTACCGTCGACCGGTGGGGCTGCAAGCCTGATTTTCAATGCATCGCCGTATAGTCCGGTTATTCCGGTCATTTTCGCACCCGGTTGAATATGCAGTGTCAACACCAGATTATTCACTTTATCATAGTGATACCAGGGAGCCATTCGAGCAAGCGTTTAATGCAGCAGTGCCGAAATCTCCATGTGGAAACTCGCCACAATCATGAGCAGTACTTGAATCACAATGAGCACGAATAACGGTGATAAATCGACATTCGCAATCGGCGCAATGCGTTTGCGGAAAATCATCAGAAATGGACGGGTAAAACTGTCGAGTAACGGCGCCAGCGGACTATTCGGATTAACCCAAGACAATACCGCTTGCATGATGATCATGACCAAAATGATATAGAGCGTCGTTTTGACAATGGAAACCATCCCCAGCAGCCCCATCACGCCCAGCGAAAAAATAATATTGGCATCGAAGTCATAACCTTGCATGACATAGACACTGGTCAAAATGATGCTTTCCAGCAGCCAGGCAAGCACCAAAGTTGACATGTCCATGCCGCCCCATCCTGGGATGAATCGGCGCGCCGGTCTGACCATAAAATCAGTAACCGCAATTAAAAACTGCGAAACTGAATTGTAATAAGGCACTCGCAGCAGTTGAAAATAAAACCGCAATAACAATGCTAAAGAAAGCAAGCCCAGCAGGGTATCAATAAGAAAAACCAGGATCTGATTAGACATAGTAATTTTCCAGAAAACGAATTGTTAGTTAATGCAATGACTCACTGACAACATCACGCTTATATCTTGCCGTATTCATCGCTCATTTCACGGGAACGATCATTCGCCGCATGAATAGCGGCTATGATCTTACACTTAATCTCATTTTTTTCCATTGTTTGAATTGCCTGTTCGGTGGTACCACCTTTGGAGGTCACGCGCGCTCGCAAAAGCGTCACATCATCATCGCTCGAACCCGCTAACTTGCTGGCGCCTGTAAAAGTCAGCAAACTTAAACGCCTGGCTTGCTCAGTTGTTAAACCCAACTCTACGCCCGCTTGCTGCATGGCTTCCATGAAATAGAAAACATAAGCCGGTCCGCTGCCAGAAATCGCGGTAACGGCGTGCAATAATTCTTCGCCGTCCACCCAAAGCGTCGAACCAACCGCTGCCAGAATCGACTCGGCATTTTTCTTGTCTTGCTCATCGATTCCCGGCGCCGCGTATAAACCGGCCACGCCGCTTCCCACCAGTGAAGGCGTATTCGGCATGGCGCGAATGACCCTATCATGGCCATTTAACCAGCGCACGATATCCGTGGCGCATATGCCGGCGGCAATCGATATGACTAATTGATTATTCAACAACGGCGCAAGATCTTTTGTGAGATCAGGAAATTGCTGCGGTTTCACGGATAATACGATGACATCGCTGCCGGTAACGCCATCCGCAAGACTCTCATAAACGGCAATGCCGAAATCCAGTTTTAATTGTTCACGGCTTCCGGGATTGATTTCAACCACCTGCAATTGCCGGGCGGAGAAACCCTGTTTCAACAACCCGCTGATTAATGCGGACGCCATATTCCCGCCGCCAACAAACGTAATTTTCATAGTAACCCTTTTATCGTGTCATCAACTCAAGGGCACCTCTAAAAATCCAGATTTTGTCACAACACTTTGTTGCTAGCAAAAAAATTTCCTTACATATCAATCATATGCCGCGTCAATATGTTTTGCTCGCGCCTCGTTTTGTTTAAAACTTTGAATTTCTAGAGATGCTCTTAACCCAATCATCAGCGCTGGCAGACCGGACAATAAAAGCTGGAGCGCTGATTCTGCCTGATTTGTTTAATAATGCTTCCACATTTTTTACAATGCTGCCCTTCCCGTCCATAAACCCAATAGTGCTGCTGAAAATACCCCGGCGTTCCGTCGCTATGGACGAAATCGCGCAAGCTGCTCCCTCCCGCCTCAATCGCTTGCTGCAACGTCTGTTTAACCGCATGAACCAATTTTTCATAGCGGATTTTGCTGATTTTGCCGCTTGCGGTTTTAGGATGTATTCCAGCGGTAAACAAAGCTTCATTGGCGTAAATGTTCCCGACACCCACGACGATTTGTTGATTCATCAGCGTCTGCTTGATGCTGGCAACGCGGCCGCGGGTTTGATCAAACAATCCGCTGGCATTGAATTCCAGCGTCAACGGTTCCGGCCCCAGATTGACCAGCAAGGGATGAAGCAATGCATCGCCCGCATGCCATAATACCGCGCCAAAACGGCGCGGATCCCGCAATCTCAATACCGTTTCATTGCGCAGCACCAAGTCAAAGTGATCATGCTGATGGGGTAATCCGGCTTTTCCGGCGTCCGTCAGCGGATAAACCCGCAAACTGCCCGACATGCCCAGATGAATGATTAGTGTGCCGTCCCCGCAATCCAGCAGCAAATATTTTGCCCGTCTGCGAATTTCTTGAATGGTCAATCCACTAACCAGCGACGGCAGATTATCCGGTACCGGCCAACGCAGTTTTGCATTGCGGACGATGACCTTTGCAATGGTTTGTCCCTGCAAGTAAGGCGCAATGCCGCGCCGTGTTGTTTCGACTTCCGGCAGTTCCGGCATCAGTGACCGGGTGTTGATAATTGCGGCTGGATAGCATGCGGATCAAGCAATTGCCGGCCGGCTTCAATTGAAAAATGATAACCGATGCCATTGCCCGGTCTCAGCAAAATGATGGATGATTCATTTTGCAATACTTCAAAATCAATGGTTCGCCCATCTTGTAATTCAATTCCGATTTTACTTTTTTCAGTCGAACCGGCTTCAGCGGGACCGCCGATTGTCAATTCGGCAGCCGGTAACGATTGCCAGCGTTCTATCCATTGCACAATCGTTTCATGCTCGATTGACTCACTTTGATTTTGCGAAGCGACCTGCCATTGATCATCTTGCATCGCAATTTCGAATTGCGGCAAAACAAACTTGCTCGGATTTTCACCCGGTTGCAACATCACCGGATTGATCAATTCTGCCGCGCTGTGCGGCAATAACAAGCCGTAGCGCGGCGAAATCAAATAAACATGTTGCTCCGTCTGAACATATTGCTGATGCTTGACCGGGGCGAAACCGCCAAATCCAATCGATTGATCGTCTATAAAAAGCCGGATGCTGGGTTGCAGCAGACCAAAACGACCCAAGTCGGCCGCGGGAAGCTGATGCTCGCTACGCGCATTCAAAATTTCCAATATTGCTTCAACCTTTCGCTGATCCACCGCAGCGTCCACCGGCTTGATCATGCGCCAATGAGCGCCGGAACGTTCAAGCGCGATTTCTTCCTGATGACGCCGGATGATGCGCAAGCTGTGCACAAGCGCCTCGGGTTTATTGAAAACCGGATATTCCAATAGTTCTTGTGACGGCGGCCTGAAATATAGAAACACCAGCAAACCCGCGATGGTGGCAAACATGATCCAATTGAGACGCGCATGATGTGTCATGGTGTTGCTTTTCTCCTGCGATACCACCAGATACTGATCCCGGTTGCCAGAAACAGCAGAGGCAATACCACCATCTGCCCCGCTGCCATCAGTGTCAGTTGCGATTGATTCAACATCAGATTGTTATCGATCGTTGCGCGGGGTTGAATGACCATCATCTCTTCATCACCAGTCAGCCAATTGACCAGATTAATGCCGAAATCCAGATTATTACCATTGCCCAGATAAGTATTGGCCAGAAAATGGCCGCTGCCGACTATCACGACACGCTGTTCGCGGTCGTTGATATTACGGGAAAGTGCCGCGGCGACACTGATGGGACCGGGGACATCGGCCGCTTCGTCAAATGCGATCCCGGCATTCAAATCGCCGGTTTCGACCCACCCATCCGGCGCCACTTCAACCAGCGAAACACTATTCCAGTCGGCGTTGTCATCAATGGTAATCTGGCGCGCATAAGGGAACACCGTAATATATTGGAAACCGCTGGTTATCGGGTGCTGACCATAGACCGCGCCCAGCGAAAAAGTCACCGGCGCTTTGAGCTGCTCGGCATGCGGATCCACAACAGTACCCGGCGTTAGCGTCAGACGTAATTTTTCAGTCAGCGGCAATAGGCCGCGCAGCGATTCCTGATCGACCAGCCATAACAAATTGCCGCCCCGGTCGATATACTCCAGCAATTTATCCACTTCACCCGGTAACAAGTCCACTTGCGGCGAAGCAATGATCAACAGATCCGCATTCAATGGAATATCCCGTTCGATCGCCAGATTCAGCGATTGATTGCTAAACCCGGATCTTTGCAAAGATTTTCCAAATTCTCCCAAGTCAAAATTCGCATGGCCATCCAGCTTACGTTCGCCATGTCCGCTTAATTCGATGATTAATTTATCTTCCAGCCGCGCCAATCGCATCAGCGCATTCGAAAAAGTCTGCTCATTGATTACCGCGAGATGCTCGGTTTTATGCCGGTAGGAAATCACCATCTCACCATTGATCTGTACATTTGCTTGTTGTGCGAGCAACGGTTGTTCCACTGGATCAATGAATTGCAGCACAAGATCCGGTTTAATCCGTTGATATAACGATATAAAATCGGCAATGACTTTACGGATGTCCCCGATTTCCGCTTGATATTCGGTCGCATAGGCAGTTACCTGCACCGGCCCGGGCAACTTTTGCAATATGTCGATACTGGCTTCATTGAGGCTGTTTCGTTGATTTTGGCTGATATCCCATTGCATTCGATATTGCGTTGCAAGATACCCCAGCACAACCATCAGCACTAATAACAGAATAACGAAAACACCGTGACGAATCCGGTGTTGCTGGCGCAGTTTATGGTTAATTCCGGTCATGGCTCACGATCAAACAAGATTAGTCATGTAATCGTTCCCCTTCGAGACGGCGGATTGTCAGCACCAGAAATGCAACCATAAACAATAGGAAATAGCTGATCGCCAGCGTATCGATCAAACCTTGATTGAAGTACCGGAAATACTTCAACAATGAAAAATAATGCAACCACCCTTCGGTTTCACTGGCAGCCAGATCGATCATCCAAAGCCCGAGTAACGCCGCTAATGAAGCAACTGCGGCAATGGCCGGCTGGGCTGTCAAGCTTGAGAAATACAACCCAAGCGCGGAAAAACAAGCGGTCAAAAAAAACAAACCCAGCAAATTACTCGCGATCAACCCCATGTCCAGTACTCCACCCAGTAATAAGGACAAGGATAATAACGCGATCAGGATGGCAATGATGGTAAAAAAAATCATGAGCGCGAAAAATTTTCCGAGAACGATAGCAGTAATGGAAACCGGTGCGGCGAGCAGAAAACCAAGCGTGTGATTGCGCCGTTCCTCCGCGAATAAACGCATGGATAGTATAGGGGCAATCATCATCAAGACGATGGCCGCTAAGGCGAAAACAGGCGACACGATCATTTCGGTTACGCCGGGGGGATTTGCGATTTGCAGCATCTGCGGTTGAATTTCAAGAAACGCATCGAGCCGGATCAGAAAGAACCAAGTCAGAATCAATTGAATCGCCGCTAGCAATACCCATGCGAGCGGAGAAATAAACAGCATCATTAATTCTTTCCGGATGATGATTGCAATCATGAGGCAATTCCTAATTTCATTGGGTAAGCTGTGTGAATACCGATTCCAGGTGCACATCGCGCTGTTGTATTTCCGGCATGCTTTGATTGAAGACTACTTGACCTTTATGCAAGATTTGCACACGATCACAAATACTTTCAACTTCCGGTAACAGATGGGTCGACAAAATAACGCTGCTGGTTTTGCCCAAATCACGAATTAATTGACGGATTTCGCGCATCTGATTCGGATCCAGCCCCACGCTGGGTTCATCCAGAATAATGACAGCCGGATTATGGATGATGGCCTGCGCAAGACCTACACGTTGCTGAAATCCTTTCGACAAGGCGCCAATTAACCGATCACCGCAATCATTCAATCCGCAGCGCTGTTTAACATTTTTCATCGCGGCGGGCACCGCTTGTTTAAGCACGCGATGCAACCTGGCCGCCAATCGTAAATATTCATCAACTGTCAAATCCGGATAGAGCGGCGGTATTTCCGGTAAAAAGCCCACATGCGCCTTAGCTGCTATCGGATCTTCCGATAAGTCGACACCGCAAATCTGTATGCTGCCGCTCCCGGGCGCCAAAATGCCGGTGAGCATGCGCATGGTCGTACTTTTTCCGGCACCATTCGGCCCAAGCAATCCTAACACTTCACCTCTGCGCAGCTCCAGATTCACATGATCGACCGCCACAAAGCGACCATATTCACGGCATAAATTTCGAGCCGACAAGGTAATTTCGGTTACTGTTTCAGTCATGCGGCATTCCGGCAATTAAATAATTTCATGATAGCAATGAACCAGGCTTATCAAAGTTGACAATACCCGGCCTGATCCAAGTATACGTCCGATCACTCGACAATTCACCGGTTTCGACTCGACTAACCCGGAACCGGGTTTGTGCGACGAACGTTAATTGTCATGATCACGATTCTTTTATGCAAATCGATCGCGGCTCATTCGATCTCATTGGAATATTATCGGCAATTTTAAACACCCGGCTGTTGCATTAACACAACACATTGATTCGGTTATCCGAATAATCAAATCGAGATATTACACACGAATTTACTTGAAGTAGTAGAATTGAAAAGGCTTTTAGAATATGATTGCAAAACATTTTTGTATAATCAATAGAACTCTATGAATCAGAGTTTTCATTAAAAGGACAACAGCATGAAGAAAATATCAGCTAAAAATACCCTAATCGGAATGATTCTCTCATCAGCAATGTTTTCTGGTGCTGTTTTGGCACAAGGAACAGAGGCTGATAGCACGGTCAAAAAAGCGGAAGCGTATGGTATCGATGATCGCGGCATCGTTGCCAGAAACACAACCGGCCTGTGCTGGCGGACGGGTTACTGGACTCCGGCCATGGCTATCCATGAATGTGATCCGGATCTGGTTAAAAAACCGGATGAAGTTGCAGCTGCTCCTGCCGCTGCTGCCGCTGCAGATGCTGCTACCACGGCTCCGGATAAAATAACTTTCTCTGCCGATGCATTATTTGATTTTGATAGCGCAAAACTCAAACCAGCCGGCGCCCAATCTTTAAACGAATTCGTCGGTGGCATCAGCGATCTCAAATATGATCTGATTATCGCAGTGGGTTACGCTGACCGCATTGGTTCGGAAGAGTACAACAGAAACCTGTCGTTGCGCCGTGCAGAAGCAGTTAAAGCTCACCTCGTTTCAAGAGGCATCAGCCCGGATCGCGTGTTTGTCGACGGTAAAGGTGAAGCAAATCCAGTCACTGGCAACAGTTGCATCGGCGACAGAAAAACCAAAGCGTTGATCGATTGCCTGGCGCCTGATCGCCGTGTTGAAATTGAGGTTGCCGGAACAAGAAGAACGATTAAGGACAGTAATTAATCAGACTGCTTCAATCACCTTCGTGTGATTGAATGGTTATTACACGAAATATCCTTTTATATTTTTACTTTAAAGCCCTGTTGAAATACAGGGCTTTTTGTTTTCGCTAGCAATGTTTGCATGAATGATCGGATAGAAATCGACACCCTCATCTCTGCCCGATGGATTATCCCGGTTGAACCGGCAGACACAATCTTCAATCGCCACGCCATCGCGGTGCATCAAGGAATGATCCGGGATATTCTGCCGCTCCCTGAAGCCAAGCAACGTTACCAGCCGCAGCAAACGATAACACTCGCCGATCATGTGCTTATCCCGGGATTAATCAATTTGCACACACACGCCGCCATGACGTTGATGCGCGGGCTTGCCGACGATTTGCCGCTGATGGAATGGTTACACCGGCACATATGGCCAACAGAAAATCAGCATGTCAATGCACAGTTTGTTCTGGACGGCACGCAGCTCGCCTGCGCTGAAATGATCAAGGGCGGCATTACCTGCTTCAACGATATGTACATTTTTCCGCAATCCAGCGCGGAAGCCGCTATTAATGCCGGTATGCGTGCGGCTATCGGCATGGTGGTCATCGATTTTCCAACCGCCTATGCCAGCGATGCCGACGACTATCTCGCAAAAGGCCTTGAGCTGCGTGATCATTATCAAAATCACCCGCTGCTGTCTTTCTGCTTTGCGCCCCATGCTCCCTATACCGTCAGTGATAAAACATTCAATCGCATCCTGACCTACGCCGAGCAATTGGATGCGCCAATTCACACGCATTTGCACGAAACCGAAGATGAGATCCGCATGAGTCTGGAATCAACCGGCATACGGCCGATTGAACGCCTGCGCCATCTCGGACTGCTCGGCCCGAATTTGATTGCCGTCCACATGACGCATCTGACCGACTATGAAATTAAGCTGATGCATCAACATGACTGTAATATCGTTCATTGCCCGTCATCGAATATGAAGCTTGCCAGCGGCTTTTCCCCGGTTGCCGCGTTATTGAATCAGGACATCAATGTCGGCCTCGGCACCGATGGCGCGGCCAGCAACAATCGCTTGGATATGTTTGAAGAAATGCGGCTAGCGGCATTGCTGGCAAAAATCACCAATCGCCGGGCCGATACCCTGCCCGCTCACCAAGTTTTGCGAATGGCCACTTTGAATGGCGCAAGATCGCTCGGACTGGAAAGCATCACCGGATCGCTGGTTAGCGGCAAAGCCGCCGATATCACAGCCGTCAATTTTTCCGATCTCAACCTCACCCCTTGTTACGATCCAGTTTCCCATTTAATCTACACCGCAGGACGCGAGCACGTGAGTCACGTTTGGGTAAATGGTAAAATGCTGCTGGACGACGGCGAATTGACGACACTCAGCCCATCGGAACTCAAATACCGCGCAACTTTCTGGCAAGAGCGTATCGCAAATTCAGAAAAACAATAAAGGAAACTATTTATGGAAAATGACGGCATCAATGCAGATCCGCTCGAACTGGAAAAATTCAGCCAACTCGCGCACCGCTGGTGGGATCCCAACAGCGAATTCAAACCGCTGCATGAAATCAATCCGTTGCGTCTCAACTACATCAATGACCTGGCTGGCGGATTGACTGGCAAAACCGTATTGGATGTCGGCTGCGGCGGCGGCATTTTATCCGAAGGCATGGCCTCGATGGGCGCGCATGTCACCGGTATCGACCTCAGCGACAAGGCGTTGAAAGTCGCAAAATTGCATCTGCTCGAAAGCGGGCATCGCGTTGA
This is a stretch of genomic DNA from Nitrosomonas sp. sh817. It encodes these proteins:
- the sixA gene encoding phosphohistidine phosphatase SixA encodes the protein MELILWRHADAENSYPDAPRKLTSKGLDQAQRMADWLRAKLPEHTRVIVSPAVRTQQTAIALTEHFTTVDSIGPGANVQAVLNAAGWPAASGAVVVVGHQPTIGEIVRYLIPVVPAGLSVRKGSVWWIRCQEKDNGIEPVLHTVMYPDML
- a CDS encoding DUF167 domain-containing protein; this translates as MAPWYHYDKVNNLVLTLHIQPGAKMTGITGLYGDALKIRLAAPPVDGKANTVLLNYLADRFNVPLSQVILKQGEKSRRKVVVIQQPIQNPEQRLNELQHFL
- a CDS encoding YggT family protein — its product is MSNQILVFLIDTLLGLLSLALLLRFYFQLLRVPYYNSVSQFLIAVTDFMVRPARRFIPGWGGMDMSTLVLAWLLESIILTSVYVMQGYDFDANIIFSLGVMGLLGMVSIVKTTLYIILVMIIMQAVLSWVNPNSPLAPLLDSFTRPFLMIFRKRIAPIANVDLSPLFVLIVIQVLLMIVASFHMEISALLH
- the proC gene encoding pyrroline-5-carboxylate reductase, whose translation is MKITFVGGGNMASALISGLLKQGFSARQLQVVEINPGSREQLKLDFGIAVYESLADGVTGSDVIVLSVKPQQFPDLTKDLAPLLNNQLVISIAAGICATDIVRWLNGHDRVIRAMPNTPSLVGSGVAGLYAAPGIDEQDKKNAESILAAVGSTLWVDGEELLHAVTAISGSGPAYVFYFMEAMQQAGVELGLTTEQARRLSLLTFTGASKLAGSSDDDVTLLRARVTSKGGTTEQAIQTMEKNEIKCKIIAAIHAANDRSREMSDEYGKI
- the mutM gene encoding bifunctional DNA-formamidopyrimidine glycosylase/DNA-(apurinic or apyrimidinic site) lyase encodes the protein MPELPEVETTRRGIAPYLQGQTIAKVIVRNAKLRWPVPDNLPSLVSGLTIQEIRRRAKYLLLDCGDGTLIIHLGMSGSLRVYPLTDAGKAGLPHQHDHFDLVLRNETVLRLRDPRRFGAVLWHAGDALLHPLLVNLGPEPLTLEFNASGLFDQTRGRVASIKQTLMNQQIVVGVGNIYANEALFTAGIHPKTASGKISKIRYEKLVHAVKQTLQQAIEAGGSSLRDFVHSDGTPGYFQQHYWVYGREGQHCKKCGSIIKQIRQNQRSSFYCPVCQR
- a CDS encoding DUF4340 domain-containing protein is translated as MTHHARLNWIMFATIAGLLVFLYFRPPSQELLEYPVFNKPEALVHSLRIIRRHQEEIALERSGAHWRMIKPVDAAVDQRKVEAILEILNARSEHQLPAADLGRFGLLQPSIRLFIDDQSIGFGGFAPVKHQQYVQTEQHVYLISPRYGLLLPHSAAELINPVMLQPGENPSKFVLPQFEIAMQDDQWQVASQNQSESIEHETIVQWIERWQSLPAAELTIGGPAEAGSTEKSKIGIELQDGRTIDFEVLQNESSIILLRPGNGIGYHFSIEAGRQLLDPHAIQPQLSTPGH
- a CDS encoding GldG family protein, whose product is MTGINHKLRQQHRIRHGVFVILLLVLMVVLGYLATQYRMQWDISQNQRNSLNEASIDILQKLPGPVQVTAYATEYQAEIGDIRKVIADFISLYQRIKPDLVLQFIDPVEQPLLAQQANVQINGEMVISYRHKTEHLAVINEQTFSNALMRLARLEDKLIIELSGHGERKLDGHANFDLGEFGKSLQRSGFSNQSLNLAIERDIPLNADLLIIASPQVDLLPGEVDKLLEYIDRGGNLLWLVDQESLRGLLPLTEKLRLTLTPGTVVDPHAEQLKAPVTFSLGAVYGQHPITSGFQYITVFPYARQITIDDNADWNSVSLVEVAPDGWVETGDLNAGIAFDEAADVPGPISVAAALSRNINDREQRVVIVGSGHFLANTYLGNGNNLDFGINLVNWLTGDEEMMVIQPRATIDNNLMLNQSQLTLMAAGQMVVLPLLFLATGISIWWYRRRKATP
- a CDS encoding ABC transporter permease, with the protein product MIAIIIRKELMMLFISPLAWVLLAAIQLILTWFFLIRLDAFLEIQPQMLQIANPPGVTEMIVSPVFALAAIVLMMIAPILSMRLFAEERRNHTLGFLLAAPVSITAIVLGKFFALMIFFTIIAILIALLSLSLLLGGVLDMGLIASNLLGLFFLTACFSALGLYFSSLTAQPAIAAVASLAALLGLWMIDLAASETEGWLHYFSLLKYFRYFNQGLIDTLAISYFLLFMVAFLVLTIRRLEGERLHD
- a CDS encoding ABC transporter ATP-binding protein, whose protein sequence is MTETVTEITLSARNLCREYGRFVAVDHVNLELRRGEVLGLLGPNGAGKSTTMRMLTGILAPGSGSIQICGVDLSEDPIAAKAHVGFLPEIPPLYPDLTVDEYLRLAARLHRVLKQAVPAAMKNVKQRCGLNDCGDRLIGALSKGFQQRVGLAQAIIHNPAVIILDEPSVGLDPNQMREIRQLIRDLGKTSSVILSTHLLPEVESICDRVQILHKGQVVFNQSMPEIQQRDVHLESVFTQLTQ
- a CDS encoding OmpA family protein; this translates as MKKISAKNTLIGMILSSAMFSGAVLAQGTEADSTVKKAEAYGIDDRGIVARNTTGLCWRTGYWTPAMAIHECDPDLVKKPDEVAAAPAAAAAADAATTAPDKITFSADALFDFDSAKLKPAGAQSLNEFVGGISDLKYDLIIAVGYADRIGSEEYNRNLSLRRAEAVKAHLVSRGISPDRVFVDGKGEANPVTGNSCIGDRKTKALIDCLAPDRRVEIEVAGTRRTIKDSN
- a CDS encoding TRZ/ATZ family hydrolase, encoding MNDRIEIDTLISARWIIPVEPADTIFNRHAIAVHQGMIRDILPLPEAKQRYQPQQTITLADHVLIPGLINLHTHAAMTLMRGLADDLPLMEWLHRHIWPTENQHVNAQFVLDGTQLACAEMIKGGITCFNDMYIFPQSSAEAAINAGMRAAIGMVVIDFPTAYASDADDYLAKGLELRDHYQNHPLLSFCFAPHAPYTVSDKTFNRILTYAEQLDAPIHTHLHETEDEIRMSLESTGIRPIERLRHLGLLGPNLIAVHMTHLTDYEIKLMHQHDCNIVHCPSSNMKLASGFSPVAALLNQDINVGLGTDGAASNNRLDMFEEMRLAALLAKITNRRADTLPAHQVLRMATLNGARSLGLESITGSLVSGKAADITAVNFSDLNLTPCYDPVSHLIYTAGREHVSHVWVNGKMLLDDGELTTLSPSELKYRATFWQERIANSEKQ